Below is a genomic region from Candidatus Methylomirabilis limnetica.
CACGATCTGGGGAAGATTGGGATCCCGGATGCGATTCTGTTGAAACCCAGCGGCCTCAGCGAGGTGGAGTGGGTGATCATGCGCGAGCATACGGTGATCGGCGAGCGAATCTGCCAGTCGCTACGATCATTACAGCGAGTTCTGCCGATCATCCGCCATCACCATGAGCGATGGGACGGGAGCGGTTACCCTGATGGCCTTGCGGGCGAGGCGATCCCTCTCACGGCGAGAATCCTGCAGGTCGCTAACATCTTCGATGCGCTGAGGTCCGCGCGACCATACAAGCCTGCCTGGTCGCTACAAACCGCGTGCGATACCCTGCGGGATGAGGTGGCACGCGGCTGGCGTGATCCAGGCGTGGCTGAGCCATTCATCGAGCTGGTCGAGCTGGGCGGGCTGTCGGAGGCCCCGGAGCCTGCCGGTGGAGCAGGGGTATAATAGCTATCCGGGACTGCAGTACTCGCAGGCGCATTTTCCAGGCCAACCCGGACAACGTGCGGTTGACATTCACTGCGACGGTGGATTATTCGAATGAATATCTAGTCAAGGCGGGGCAGCGGGATGGGGCTGGACGGTGCGGCGAGTCTCAAGCTGCCTCGGGAGGAGGGCGTGGTGACGGCCGCCCTCGAACAGTTTCGGGTTCAGGCGGACGCGAAGGGTGTGGCGCTTGCGCTGCGGCTGGAACAGGCGCCGGACAGCCTGGTGGCTGACCCGCTCCGCTTTAAGCAGATTCTGCACAACCTCTTAGGCAACGCCGTGAAATTCACCCCAGCGGGCGGTTCCATTACTGTCACTGCGAAGATAGTTTCGCGTTCACAACCCGAAACCCTAGACCCTCAACCCTATACCCTCGACCCCGGTGATTTCGTAGAAATTACCGTCTCGGATACCGGCATCGGGATTAAGGCTGAGGATCTGGGTCGGCTCTTCCAAGAGTTTACACGGTTAGACAGTTCCTTCGCAAAGCCGCAGCAGGGGACTGGCCTGGGTCTTGCCATGGCCAAACGCCTGGTCGATCTCCACGGAGGGTCCGTGACCGCCACCTCTCCCGGAGAAGGTCAGGGAAGCACCTTCACTGTCACCTTGCCGCTGCGGCCGTCGTGAGGCCGACCGGCCCCGCCCCAGGTCTCTCCGATGCTGCTTGACGTCGTCGCCCGCTTGATTTCTTGAGCCCACCCAACCCTTCCAGAAGCAGGATCTAATCATCACTTAACACCAGAATATCCAGCTCAGAGATCCGTTTGAGCTGACTATCGTTCCCTATAAAACCGGTAGCGCCCGCTTCGATGGAGGTTGCCACCAGGATGGCATCAGGTGTTTTCAGTTGGTATTTGGCGCGAAGCTGGGCACCCAGGTCAGCGATCCCGATCGATAATTCGATCCATTGGAGGTGAGGGTACGTTGTGAGGAGGACATAGAACTGATTGACAAGCTCGTCATTGTTCTCTCGGTAGGGTTGTACCAGGACCTCAAGAAGAGAGAGCGTGGAACAAATCCCGGTATTGCGTCCCGCTTCAATCGATCTGAGTATCTTCTCCGCTAATCGATGATACTCCGGGTGTTCCTCGATGAGGTAGATCAGGAGATTTGAGTCCAGCCCGACCCTGGGGTGCCTTCGCAGGAAGCCCTCGAGACGCTGGGCGCTTACCACGCACGGCGTTCCTTTGACAGGTAATCGGAAGAGTAGAGTCCGCGGCCCTTTCCCGCAAGAGCCTTTGTGTAACTTTTGGGTGTGGGCAACAGGATGGTAATCCCTCCTTTGACGACAACCACGAGTTCATCGCCCCCCTTGACCCCCATGGCCTCGCGCGCTTCTTTGGGAAGGACAATCTGGTTTTTTGTCGAGAGTTTGATAAAAGGCATTGGTTCCTCCAGAGATTGATATTCGCTTTACTTTATCATAGAAGGTAAAGCGACGCAACACGGAGCCTGTCCTGCAAACCCCTTGTTGTGCTTCGACGGGCTCATGCTTCGACAGGCTCAGCAGAACGGAAAACATCAATCTTTTCAATGCCTATACCGTTCGCCCTGAGCGTGTCGAAGGGTGAACGGGAGTTTATGGGACAGGCTCCACGCTAAGCTAATCCCATTTGACACTGCACGAGCTGTGCGCATTGGATCACCACGCCGTTCGCACGGGGTACTGCGTGACAGCGGAATCGGGTGTCAGGAGGACAAGGCCGTGGGCGATCGCCTGGCAG
It encodes:
- a CDS encoding sensor histidine kinase, with product MGLDGAASLKLPREEGVVTAALEQFRVQADAKGVALALRLEQAPDSLVADPLRFKQILHNLLGNAVKFTPAGGSITVTAKIVSRSQPETLDPQPYTLDPGDFVEITVSDTGIGIKAEDLGRLFQEFTRLDSSFAKPQQGTGLGLAMAKRLVDLHGGSVTATSPGEGQGSTFTVTLPLRPS
- a CDS encoding type II toxin-antitoxin system VapC family toxin — protein: MVSAQRLEGFLRRHPRVGLDSNLLIYLIEEHPEYHRLAEKILRSIEAGRNTGICSTLSLLEVLVQPYRENNDELVNQFYVLLTTYPHLQWIELSIGIADLGAQLRAKYQLKTPDAILVATSIEAGATGFIGNDSQLKRISELDILVLSDD
- a CDS encoding AbrB/MazE/SpoVT family DNA-binding domain-containing protein; protein product: MPFIKLSTKNQIVLPKEAREAMGVKGGDELVVVVKGGITILLPTPKSYTKALAGKGRGLYSSDYLSKERRAW